The window ATGACAATGTCGTTGTAGGTTCCAGTTTCTTCAGATTTATCATGGTAGTAAAAATTATAATCTTTGAGTTCTGTAAAAAGTCCGGGCTTGAGTTCTGAGGTTGGTCTTCGTGCGCTTATCTTTATCAGAAGATTTTTCAATGTATAATTACTTTCCGGCAGGATGTGGTCATTGAAATATATCATGAAAAGAGATACAAGGATCGCTGCGATGACAACCGGTTTCATCATACTGTAAATATTGATCCCACTCGCTTTGAACGCAGTGATTTCATTATCCGATGCAAGCCGACCAAATGCCATGATCGTTGCCACCAGAACTGACATTGGAATAGCGAGCGCAAGCATGAAGGGTAGGCTGAGAACAAAGACCTGTGTGGTCGTCCAGAGGTCGAGATGTTTGGTTATGATGAGATTCAAAAGGTCGAGTACTCTGTCCAGCAGCATGATGAAGGTGATCACCATAACAGAGAGGACAAAGGGACCTGCATGTTCACGGAGAATGTATCTTGATAATATTTTCATCACACGACCTTTCGCAGTGCAGTTTTTGAGATGAGGGAAATTTGTCAATTTTTGGGAAAAAATAACATAGAGTATTAACCACGAAAAACACGAAAATGTACGAAAGAAAGAAAAGAAAAAAGTATAAACCACAGAGTACACAGAGATATTTATGGTAAAGGAGAAATAGAAAGAATTATTCATTCAAAATAAAGGCATTCAGGATTAATTCTTCTCCCCTCTAATAAGAGGGATGATCCCGATGCAGCGGGATCGGGGTGTGTTACGTTTGAAAATTTGTCTTGACAGTTTTCAGCGATATACATCAATTCATCATGAAGTTTAAGAGGCTTCGTAATGAGAGGAAAAATGGAAAAAAAAGTATTTTTGCTGGTTTTTTCTTTGTTCTGTGCGGGAATAGTCAATGCAGCTATCCTCAATGTACCATCGGAATACCCTACGATCCAAACTAGTATCGATTCTTCATCAACAGGAGACACCGTTTTAGTACAGCCGGGAACGTATGTGGAGAATATTAACTATAACGGGAAAAATATTACAGTTGCTTCATTGTTCTTAACTACACAGGATACTTCATTTATTTCACAAACGATTATAGATGGAAATAATGTAGATACAGTTGTGAAGTTTCAAAATGGGGAAGATTCAACAGCGATGTTATGTGGATTTAAAATAACACATGGCTGGACAAATCTTTGGGGAGGAGGAATTTATACGGGGGATTCAAGCCCTAAAATAGCATATAATTATATCTGTGATAATCGCGTAGATTATTGGTTGGGTATTAGTGAGGGCGGGGGAGGTATTTATTGTACTGGTGGTAGTCCTTTGATATATAATAACAAAATATTTAATAATATCGTAGAAAATGGGTACGGCGGCGGTATTCAATGTTGGTCATCATCGCCCGAGATAAAAAATACAGAAATATATAATAACTACAGTGATGAAGAAGAGTTGTTCGGAGGTGGAATATCTTATCTTGATAGTTCGGAGGTGAACATTGTAAACTGTAATATTCATGATAATATTGCCATAGATGGAGGAGGTGTATATTGTAATAACACTGGGGGTAAGATAAAAAATTCGGTAATTGATAATAATGATATGGTTAGCCAATATACAGGTTGCGGTGGAGGAGTGTACTGCAAGTCAAATTCTGAACTAATATTTTCAGGGGTTAAAATCTCTAATCATAGCTATAATGATCAGGGTGAGTATGGAGGGGGTGTTTATTGTAGTAATTCAAATATGACATTTAATAATTGTGAATTTATTAATAATTTATCAAATTTCGGAGGGGGAATATATTGTGTGAGCAATTCTCATATAGAATGTGATAACACTAATTTTTATACTAATGAAGGAGGAAATAGCGGAGGATGTTTTTTTTGCGATAATTCTACTATGATTCTTTCAAATTCTATCATCGATGGTTCGGATGCATTTAGTTATGGTGGTGCAATGTATGTACTGAATAATTCCTATGTGTGTATGGATAGTGTTTCTCTGATCAGTAATGTATCAAGCGTTGGGGGTGGTATAAGAATTGATAATTCAGATATTGATATATACAGTAGCTGTTTCTATAACAATTCTGCTTGCGATGGGGGAGCAATAATCAGTTTTAATTCTGATTTGAATATCTTCAATAGTCTTTTTGTTGAAAATGGAACGTATGAAGGAGGAAGTGCTATTGATGCAAGAAGTGGTTCAGATGTGTATTGCTGTAATGTAACGATAACGGATAATTATGCGCAGACAAGTTGTGGTGGAATCAAATGTAGTTCAAACTCAAATTTGGAAATGTATAATTCTATTTTATGGAATGACACACAACCGGAAATTATTGGCAATAATGTATCAATAATGTACTCTGATATTCAAGGAGATTGGATAGGTGTGGGAAATATTGATATTGATCCCATGTTTGCAGACACCTTGAATGAAGATTATCGTTTGACTGAGAATTCTCTATGTATAGACGCAGGCATATCGGACACAACTGGATTGAATATCCCACCGTCGGATATGGATGGTAACAAACGTGTGTGGGATGGAAATGGAGATGGAATAGCGGTCATCGATATGGGAGCATATGAATATGCTGCTCCTCCTTTTTCAATTGATCCACAAATTATTCCAAATAAGTTACTAATGTATAACTTTCCAAATCCTGTTCAAAATTCATCCACAATTCAATACTCTCTCAAACAAAATTCCCATGTAAAAATCACTATATACAACATAAAGGGACAACTGATCTCAACGCTTATGAATGAATATAAGCCAAAGGGAGAACATTCAGTAAACTTCAATACCCGAAAATTGAAATCAGGAGTGTATTTTTATAAAATCGAAACAGATTACATAACAGAAATTAAGAAGATAGTTGTGATAAAATGATGGAAAATATAAAAAGGAGAAATACAATGAGAAAGATAGTTTTCTTGCTGACGATTGCATTCCTTTTTATGGGAATGCTTAATGCAGCTATCATTAATATACCTGATGATTATGCAACGATACAGGAGGGTATTAATAGTGCTGAAGATGGGGACACTGTTTTGGTAGCAGATGGAGTTTATACAGGAATGAATAACAAGAATTTGACCTGGGATGGGGATGAAAAGCACATAATTGTCAAATCCCAAAATGGTCCAGAAAATTGCATCATTGATTGTGAAGATGATGGAAGGGCATTTTATTTTGATTCCACAAATCAAGATACGACTGATGTTATTGATGGATTTACAATGAAGAATGGATTCTCAAACTGTGGTTCGGGTTTTTATTGTCGATATTCTTCACCCAAAATAATGAACAATATTATTAAAGAAAATTTAATAAGTCCTTTGATGGGTGGTGGGTCTGGCGCTGGAATATATTGTTATCACTCTTCATCAATAATAAGAGATAATCTTATAACTTCTAATAATATATTTTGCAGTGGAATGCCAGGATTTGGTGAGGGAGCTGGTTTATGTATTCTTTATGGAGCACCTATTATTGAAAATAACGATATTATTAACAATGAAATAACTGCTTCTGATCTTGAGTGTTTTGCATCAGGTGCAGGACTGAATGTCTTAAATTCATCTTCACAAATTAAAAATAATTTAATTAAGGGAAACAGTACTATACATCAATTTGAGATGAGTAATTCAGGGGGAGGAATGTACTGTATTAATTATCAGGATAGCTCAATGATAATACTAAATAATACTATTGTAAGTAATCATTCGGCAAAAGGTGGGGGAGTTTTAATCAATGGATATATAATATTCGATAATAATATTTGTTGTAATAATTCAGATGACGGTATTTATTGGTCAGGAATAGGGAACGTGCCCAAAATAGAATATAATGAAGTGTATGATAATACTCAGAATTTCATTGATTGTCCCCCAGGGATAGGTGATACAACCTGGGGAAATAACATAAATGGAACTTCCTGCGATAGTTGTCATAATATTATTGAAGATCCCCTGTTTGTTAACCCATATGATGGAAATTTTCATCTTACTGAAGGTTCTCCCTGTATTGATGCTGGTGATCCAAACTCACCCTTAGACCCAGACGGGACAATTGCTGATATGGGAGCTTATCACTATCATCAACCAGCTTCGATAGATGAACCGGAATATAACTCGAATATTATTTGGAATTCCCCCAATCCAACAAAAAATGCAACTACAATACAATATTTCCTCAAACAGAATTCCCATGTGAAAATCAGCATTTACAATATCAAAGGACAGCTGATCTCAACATTTATTAATGAATATCAAATCAAAGGTAAACATTCGGTCATTTATCATACTGACACCTTAAAATCAGGTGTGTATTTTTATAAAGTTGAAGCCGGAGAATTAATCAAAGTAAAAAAGTTGGTCGTAATACAGTAAGAAAGTTTAACATATTTATCAGCGTTAATCTGCATAATCCGTGTTAATCCGTGTGCGATTCTCTAAGAAAAAATCATAAACTTGACAACCGGACTGAGATAATATCTACAAACAGGTAATGAAAAAAGAACAGGTCGATCGAAAAGAAGTTGTCATTTACTGCGACGGTTCATGCAAAGGAAATCCCGGTCCGGGCGGATGGGCTGCAATACTTCTGTATAAAGGCAAAAGAAAAGTATTGACCGGTTTTTCTCTAGAAACCACAAACAATATCATGGAGCTTACCTGTGCGATCAGGGCGCTTGAACAATTAAAAGAGCCCTGTATCGTTGCATTGTATTCGGATTCCAGTTATCTTGTAAAAGGCATGTCCGAGTGGCTTCCTAGCTGGAAAGAGAAGAACTGGAAAAATTCGCAGAAAAAAGCAGTCAAGAACCAGGAACTGTGGCGGAAACTGGATATGATCAACCAGAAGCACACCATTTACTGGCAATGGGTAAAAGGTCATGATGGTCATCCTGAAAATGAGGAATGCGACCGTTTGGCAAAATTAGAAATAAAAAAACGTATACAATAAATGTATTAACAAGGAGTATGTATGAAGAAAGTATATATTCTTAACCTTCTTATGATCGTTCTGGTATCTTGCAGCATGTTTAAAACCTCGTCCCCAGAGCGCTTCCAGACAAATCTTCTTCCTGAATACGTGCAGAATGTTTATCTTGGCATGCCGCTTGAGGATTTCGAAGAGGTAAGAGATATCGATAAGATGATCGTTGAGCAAGGCATATCTTTTCGAATTCAGTATGAAGAGATCGTTGATAATGAACTTTTCCAATCTATCATCTATTATTTTGATGCAAACATTTCTTCGCAGCCTTTATATGAGATGATCTTTATATTCCAGGATGATGTCGATGTTGAATCTTATACTGAATCTTTGTATGGCGAACCCTCGATCACCTACCATCTACCATTTGATGAATGGTGCTGGCAAAGTGGAGAAGGATTCCAGATTTTAGCATGGACATTTGAGAATAAACTCGTCATTGTTGGAGCGATCAAAAATACCGAATGGGGTGATCTGGACATTTGTGGTAAAAAATGATCTTTGAAACAGAACGTCTTAATATCCGAAAGCCTACGACTAAGGATGAGGATGTAAATTTTTACTTCCAGCTTTGGAATGATCCTCGCGTAATGACCAATGTAGGTTTTCCAAAGGGATTGATGATCCGCAGAGAGGATATCATTGCACAAATTGCTCGAGCTGATGACAATGAGTATGATAAAACGCTTTTGATTATCGACAAAGAATCTGATAAGCCGATTGGTGAATGCAAACTTGGTCTGGCTGATGAAGAAGGAGAAGCTCATACTGATGTGAAATTACGGCCGGAATTTTGGGATAAAGGATTTGGTGTAGAAGTCAAGCAGGCGCTTGTTGATTATCTCTTTACACATACAGATTGTATCGCGTTGCAAGCATCACCGAACAAGGAAAATATTGCTTCACAGAAAATGCAGGAAAAGGTGGGGGCAAAAAGAATCAGGGAAGAGACCTATCATTTTCCTGAGCATATGAAGCACTATACAAAAGATGTCCATCTATACATTTACAGATTGACACGATCTGATTGGGAAAAGAAAAGAAAGAAAAAAATATAGGAGTTTTTCATGATTGAAAATATCATTGCATACCTTAATGCGAATCCGATCTTATGGTTGATCCTTGGTATTCTTGGGATAATAATCATCTTTGCTATCATCAAGAAGATGTTCAAATTGCTCATTGTTCTGGTCGTGATTGCGCTTATTTATGTCGGTTATCTTTTCTTCACCGGCAAAGATATCCCCACCAATAAAGAGGGTTGGATCGAGCACGGAAAGGAACTACTCGAAAAAGGTAAGGAAGCAGGTAAAGATCTTCTTGAAAAAGGAAAAGAAGCAGGCGAAGATATTATAGAAAAAGGCAAGGAGGAGTTAAAGAAAAAGGGGAATTGATTATATTTCTTTTGTATATTATAATTCCTTTCTCTGTTAACTCTGCGGTAAAGCTATAAATCACTGATGATATATACTATGCCCTTATCACCCCGAAACTAACCGCAGAATTTATCATTGCCTGCAGCTCATTAATTGCTTTGGAAACTGATTGCCCGATCAAATCCATCTTTGATATCTGATATATTCTTTCTGAAGCTTGCTTGATTTCTTTTGAAGAAAATATCTGATCGGTCAATCCGCATGACTTTATCAACGAGATAATAACAATATCCTTTGGTTCGGGAATTTCATCAGATAGAACGATCTGGCGAATGCGCTGCCTGATCGAAATCTCTTCTGAATCATTTAAAACAGGATAACGTTTTTGAGGGAAGAGTCCGAGAATTTTCCTCTTTTTTTCTTCGAGAAATCCTTTATCAACAAGACGCTGCGTGAGAACTTCTCGCAAATTGCTGTATCTATTTCGGATTTCTTTTACCCAATACAATGCATTTTTATCATCAGGATGTTCCTTGATCATATGAAGGATATCATCATAGATCGGGTCGCCAGTTGGGGTATCATCGATGAGGATAAGGTGTTCAAGGTCTGTATCAATCTTATTAGAAAGAGCAAGTTCCATCAAAATGGATCCTGCAAGCGCACTCTCAAAAGACATGAGTGACATAGGAAGAAACGTACCCTTCCTGTCATCAAGGGAAAGTAAAATCAATTCTTCTGCAAAACTTAACATCCTCAAATCTCCATATTTTATTTACTTACGATTCATATAATCTAAAAAATTCTCGTCAATTAAATTTTTTCTCTATGAATTTTTGAGTATTTTGTACAATCAAAAAAACAAATACTTTGACATAAATTGGTACTGTCCATCATATATTGCCGATATGGAAATAGAAATGTCTTTGTGTTGGAGGAACGATGATTAATCCGCAAATATTCAGAGAGTATGACATACGTGGTATTGTAGATAAAGATCTGACAGATACTGCAGTAGAAAATATCGGATTAAGTTTTGGAAGCTATTTGCATGAAATGAACCTGAAAACCGTAGCACTCGGTGGTGACTGCAGATTGAGTTCGAACAGATTCAGAGCGATACTGAGTAATGCTTTGATGGAGACCGGTTGCAAAGTGATCGATGTTGGCACTGTGCCAACACCTGTTCTGTATTATGCAATCGAAAAATTACAGACTGATGCAGGGATCATGGTAACCGGAAGTCATAATCCTCCTGATTTCAACGGATTCAAACTTTGTGTCGGCACCTTCTCTATTTATGGGAAGGAAATTCAAAAGATCAGAGAGATAATTGATGAGAGTGTCTATATTTCAGGAGAAGGATCTGTCGAACATTACGATAGGATCATCCAGGATTACCAAGATTATGTTGTGGAACACCTTATCGTTGATAAACCTATCAAAGTCATTGTGGATTCAGGTAATGGAACTGCTGGTCCTGTTGCACCGGATATTTATCGACGTTTAGGATGCAAGGTCATTTCACTTTTTGAAGAAATGGACGGTACGTTTCCGAATCATCACCCAGATCCAACCGTGAAAGCAAATATTGAAGAGCTTATCCATAAGGTTATTGAGGAAAAAGCCGATCTTGGTATTGGGTTCGATGGTGATTCTGACCGCATCGGTGCTGTCGATGAAAATGGAGAAATTGTTTTTGGAGATCAACTTCTGATGATATTCTCCAGATCACTTCTTAAAGAACATCCAGGTGCAACGATCATTTCCGAGGTTAAGTCGTCTAAAAACTTATATGATGACATTAAGAACAACGGCGGCAATCCAATCATGTGGAAAACCGGGCACTCGCTGATAAAAGAAAAAATGCGCGAAGAACAAGCACTTCTCGGTGGCGAGATGAGCGGACATATGTTCTTTGCTGATAAATATTTTGGTTTTGATGACGCGATTTATGCTGGTGGACGATTGCTCGAGATCCTGTCTCAAACAGATAAGCATCTCAGCCAGCTTTTGTCTGATGTTCCGCCCGTATTCAATACTCCTGAGATAAGGATCGACTGCCCTGATGAGAAGAAATTTAAGATCGTTGAAGATGTAAAGCATTACTTTGAAAAGAAGCGATGCGATATAAACGATATCGATGGTATGCGTATTACTTTTGAGGATGGATGGGCACTCGTTCGGGCATCGAATACGCAACCGGTTCTCGTCCTCAGATTTGAGAGCACATCGGAAGAGCGCCTTGCTGAGATCAAGGATATGATCATGAGAAAAGTCAAGGAGTTCATCAAAGCTGCTTCCTGATACCATGACCGCGTTACATGAAATCTTGGTTTCAGACCTGCTTGATCCCCGAGCAATAATTCTGAATATTGATATTACAGATAAAAAAATACTTCTTAAATTCCTTTGCAATCGTATGGCGGAAGTGTATGATGATGTTAATAGAGAAGAATTTTATCATCATATATTAAAAAGGGAACAGGACCTTTCAACCGGTATCGGCAAACACATCGCAATCCCACATGCAATTGCTCAGAATGCTTGTTCTCTTCACCTGATCTTTGCAACGCATCAAGGAATAGATTATGACTCACTCGATGGTAAGCTTGTGAATATTATTTTTATGCTTGCGATACCTGCTGATCAGAAACAAATCTACTCAACATTTCTTATGAAAATATCACAAATGATGAGCGCTGGAAATTTCAGCAATGAACTCATGAATGCAGTAAAACCAAAAGACATAATTACACTTTTTAAACAACATGAGGAGGTCTCATGAAAAAAATAATGTTATTTGTTACGATCGTTTTATTCTCAACGTACCTGTTTGCGGAAAAGATTACTCTCACATTCTCAATCGATGATTTTTCCTTTGAAAAACAAGGTGCGTATGACATTGTAAATCCACCTCTTAACAATGATTATATCTTTACAAACATTCCGGGTCATCCTCAACTTCCTTTGAAGATAATTACACTCTCACTGCCCCAAAACCAACAGATTGGTGATGTAAAGATCATGAATGCCGAGTCTCAAAAAGTTAACGGGAAATTCACTATTTATCCAGTGCAAAAACCAAAAGTACTTTCAGATGATTCACCTGTGGAATTTGTTCAAACCGATCCTTTAATTTATGGAAAAAGCAGTTCATATCCTGCTGAAATAGTTCGGCAGACAAAATCAGGATTTCTATCCGGATTTCATCTGGGCTCATTACTCGTTAGTCCTTTCCAATATAATCCAATAACGAAGGAGCTTGTATTCATACAAGAAATAGAGATAGAATATGAATTGACAGAAATGAAAAATAAAGGTATCGAGATCAATAAGAGAAGTGATGCAAGCCAGCAATATCTAAACAACGAGATCAGCAAACTTGTGTTCAATCCAAAAGATGTATGTGAACCAGAGATTGTGCACAAAGGATTAAGAGATGAAGTGTATGAATATGTGATCATAACCAATGATGATTTCGTCGATCAATTCCAACCATTAGCTGACTGGAAAACCCAAAAGGGAATGCGAACCTTGCTTGTGAACACCACGTACATTTTTAGCAACTATGATGGAGTTGATACTGCTGAAAAGGTGAGAAATTTTATAAAAGATTATTATCAAAATCATGGCACGATATGGGTGTTGCTTGGTGGAGATACGAATTACGTGCCGTATCGGGTTGCCTTTGCCTTTGACTGCGAGTACAGCTCTTACTCGGATAACTTTCTTCCCTGTGATCTCTATTTTTCCGACCTTGATGGCACATGGAATGATAATGGAAACGATATATGGGGAGAGCTTGAGGATAATGTCGATATGTATCCTGATGTGTTCGTAGGTCGGGCATCGGTTGAAACAACGATAGAAGCAACAGCATTTGTAGATAAAATATTGACCTATGAAAAAAATCCTCCTGTTGGATATCAGACCGACATGATGTTCCTTGCCCAAGTATTATGGAACGATCCATATACCGATTCCGGAGTCAGCAAAAATTTTATTGATAATGCCTATGTACCGGATCAGTTCGATTCTATAACAAAATTATATCAATCACTTGGGAATACATCACATGATATTGTCGTAGATAGTCTTAATGCAGGTCAGCATATTGTAAATCATTGTGGTCATGCATGGTATGGATCGATGTCTCTCG of the Candidatus Cloacimonadota bacterium genome contains:
- a CDS encoding T9SS type A sorting domain-containing protein, producing MEKKVFLLVFSLFCAGIVNAAILNVPSEYPTIQTSIDSSSTGDTVLVQPGTYVENINYNGKNITVASLFLTTQDTSFISQTIIDGNNVDTVVKFQNGEDSTAMLCGFKITHGWTNLWGGGIYTGDSSPKIAYNYICDNRVDYWLGISEGGGGIYCTGGSPLIYNNKIFNNIVENGYGGGIQCWSSSPEIKNTEIYNNYSDEEELFGGGISYLDSSEVNIVNCNIHDNIAIDGGGVYCNNTGGKIKNSVIDNNDMVSQYTGCGGGVYCKSNSELIFSGVKISNHSYNDQGEYGGGVYCSNSNMTFNNCEFINNLSNFGGGIYCVSNSHIECDNTNFYTNEGGNSGGCFFCDNSTMILSNSIIDGSDAFSYGGAMYVLNNSYVCMDSVSLISNVSSVGGGIRIDNSDIDIYSSCFYNNSACDGGAIISFNSDLNIFNSLFVENGTYEGGSAIDARSGSDVYCCNVTITDNYAQTSCGGIKCSSNSNLEMYNSILWNDTQPEIIGNNVSIMYSDIQGDWIGVGNIDIDPMFADTLNEDYRLTENSLCIDAGISDTTGLNIPPSDMDGNKRVWDGNGDGIAVIDMGAYEYAAPPFSIDPQIIPNKLLMYNFPNPVQNSSTIQYSLKQNSHVKITIYNIKGQLISTLMNEYKPKGEHSVNFNTRKLKSGVYFYKIETDYITEIKKIVVIK
- a CDS encoding T9SS type A sorting domain-containing protein; this translates as MRKIVFLLTIAFLFMGMLNAAIINIPDDYATIQEGINSAEDGDTVLVADGVYTGMNNKNLTWDGDEKHIIVKSQNGPENCIIDCEDDGRAFYFDSTNQDTTDVIDGFTMKNGFSNCGSGFYCRYSSPKIMNNIIKENLISPLMGGGSGAGIYCYHSSSIIRDNLITSNNIFCSGMPGFGEGAGLCILYGAPIIENNDIINNEITASDLECFASGAGLNVLNSSSQIKNNLIKGNSTIHQFEMSNSGGGMYCINYQDSSMIILNNTIVSNHSAKGGGVLINGYIIFDNNICCNNSDDGIYWSGIGNVPKIEYNEVYDNTQNFIDCPPGIGDTTWGNNINGTSCDSCHNIIEDPLFVNPYDGNFHLTEGSPCIDAGDPNSPLDPDGTIADMGAYHYHQPASIDEPEYNSNIIWNSPNPTKNATTIQYFLKQNSHVKISIYNIKGQLISTFINEYQIKGKHSVIYHTDTLKSGVYFYKVEAGELIKVKKLVVIQ
- the rnhA gene encoding ribonuclease HI, which gives rise to MKKEQVDRKEVVIYCDGSCKGNPGPGGWAAILLYKGKRKVLTGFSLETTNNIMELTCAIRALEQLKEPCIVALYSDSSYLVKGMSEWLPSWKEKNWKNSQKKAVKNQELWRKLDMINQKHTIYWQWVKGHDGHPENEECDRLAKLEIKKRIQ
- a CDS encoding GNAT family N-acetyltransferase, coding for MIFETERLNIRKPTTKDEDVNFYFQLWNDPRVMTNVGFPKGLMIRREDIIAQIARADDNEYDKTLLIIDKESDKPIGECKLGLADEEGEAHTDVKLRPEFWDKGFGVEVKQALVDYLFTHTDCIALQASPNKENIASQKMQEKVGAKRIREETYHFPEHMKHYTKDVHLYIYRLTRSDWEKKRKKKI
- a CDS encoding GPP34 family phosphoprotein; amino-acid sequence: MLSFAEELILLSLDDRKGTFLPMSLMSFESALAGSILMELALSNKIDTDLEHLILIDDTPTGDPIYDDILHMIKEHPDDKNALYWVKEIRNRYSNLREVLTQRLVDKGFLEEKKRKILGLFPQKRYPVLNDSEEISIRQRIRQIVLSDEIPEPKDIVIISLIKSCGLTDQIFSSKEIKQASERIYQISKMDLIGQSVSKAINELQAMINSAVSFGVIRA
- a CDS encoding phosphomannomutase/phosphoglucomutase, with amino-acid sequence MINPQIFREYDIRGIVDKDLTDTAVENIGLSFGSYLHEMNLKTVALGGDCRLSSNRFRAILSNALMETGCKVIDVGTVPTPVLYYAIEKLQTDAGIMVTGSHNPPDFNGFKLCVGTFSIYGKEIQKIREIIDESVYISGEGSVEHYDRIIQDYQDYVVEHLIVDKPIKVIVDSGNGTAGPVAPDIYRRLGCKVISLFEEMDGTFPNHHPDPTVKANIEELIHKVIEEKADLGIGFDGDSDRIGAVDENGEIVFGDQLLMIFSRSLLKEHPGATIISEVKSSKNLYDDIKNNGGNPIMWKTGHSLIKEKMREEQALLGGEMSGHMFFADKYFGFDDAIYAGGRLLEILSQTDKHLSQLLSDVPPVFNTPEIRIDCPDEKKFKIVEDVKHYFEKKRCDINDIDGMRITFEDGWALVRASNTQPVLVLRFESTSEERLAEIKDMIMRKVKEFIKAAS
- a CDS encoding PTS sugar transporter subunit IIA, giving the protein MTALHEILVSDLLDPRAIILNIDITDKKILLKFLCNRMAEVYDDVNREEFYHHILKREQDLSTGIGKHIAIPHAIAQNACSLHLIFATHQGIDYDSLDGKLVNIIFMLAIPADQKQIYSTFLMKISQMMSAGNFSNELMNAVKPKDIITLFKQHEEVS